Proteins found in one Pectobacterium atrosepticum genomic segment:
- a CDS encoding TonB-dependent siderophore receptor: MKLPQSRRYLATLIGVSCGMTSFLSAAQTSTIPSTEPAPQVQNQAESSPSGDTMVVTAAEQTRQAPGVSVITAEDISKRPPANDLSELIRTMPGVNLSGNSTSGQRGNNRQIDIRGMGPENTLILVDGKPVSSRTEVRYGWRGERDTRGDTNWVPADMVERIEVLRGPAAARYGNGAAGGVVNIITKQPMQEWHGTWNTYLNAPEHSAEGATKRTDFSLMGGLTDSLSFRLYGNLNKTEADARDINEGHQSARAGNQSASLPSGREGVRNKDISGLLRWDMTKQQSLEFEAGSSRQGNIYAGDSQNTNTNPLVVSNYGKETNRMYRQNFAVTHRGYWDSGVSSTSYLQYERTHNTRILEGLSGGLEGIFDTTSPNQYGTIKLDNFTAHNEVNLPLNVWVDQVLTFGVEWNEQKMKDPVSNSQTTTEAGSVGSLSSGGRSERSSARLASAFVEDNIQLTQSTMLTPALRVDNHSTAGTNWSPSLNLAQELGDDYTLKLGIARAYKAPNLYQTNENYILYSRGQGCSGGTACYLIGNEDLKAETSLNKEIGLEFHRDGLIAGITYFHNDYRNKIESGNNVIGNAVGGNNTGRNNANIFQWGNVPKAVIQGLEGNLTVPVTETINWRNNLTWMLESKNKTTGDYLSITPEFTLNSSVDWQATEKLSFLADVTWYGRQKPKMYNYKGDRVTGSATNELSPYALFGLSSSYKFNKNLSVTGGIDNLFDKRLFRAGNAQDVVNNNVVTIAGAGAATYNEPGRTFFVSVNTSF, translated from the coding sequence ATGAAATTACCACAATCGCGCCGTTATCTGGCGACGCTCATTGGCGTTAGCTGCGGGATGACTTCGTTTCTGAGTGCGGCGCAGACCTCGACCATTCCTTCAACAGAACCTGCCCCTCAGGTGCAGAATCAGGCCGAAAGCAGTCCATCGGGCGATACGATGGTGGTGACGGCTGCGGAGCAAACGCGTCAAGCTCCAGGTGTATCGGTGATTACGGCTGAGGATATCAGCAAGCGCCCGCCCGCTAACGATCTGTCAGAACTCATTCGCACCATGCCGGGCGTAAACCTGTCCGGTAACTCAACCAGCGGCCAGCGTGGTAACAATCGCCAGATCGATATCCGCGGCATGGGACCAGAAAACACCCTGATTCTGGTGGATGGCAAGCCGGTGTCGAGCCGTACAGAAGTGCGTTATGGCTGGCGTGGCGAGCGTGATACCCGCGGTGACACCAACTGGGTGCCTGCTGATATGGTGGAGCGCATTGAAGTGCTGCGCGGCCCAGCGGCGGCGCGCTATGGTAACGGCGCAGCGGGCGGTGTGGTCAACATCATCACCAAACAGCCGATGCAAGAATGGCACGGTACCTGGAATACTTATCTGAACGCGCCGGAACATAGCGCGGAAGGTGCGACCAAGCGTACCGATTTCAGCCTGATGGGCGGCCTGACCGATAGCCTGAGCTTCCGCCTCTACGGTAATCTGAATAAAACCGAGGCTGATGCGCGCGATATTAATGAAGGACATCAGTCAGCGCGTGCCGGTAATCAGTCCGCTTCACTGCCTTCTGGGCGTGAAGGGGTGCGCAACAAAGATATCAGCGGCCTGCTACGTTGGGATATGACTAAGCAGCAGTCGCTGGAGTTTGAAGCCGGCTCCAGTCGTCAGGGCAATATCTATGCGGGCGATTCGCAAAATACCAATACTAATCCGCTTGTCGTAAGCAATTATGGCAAGGAAACTAACCGTATGTACCGCCAGAATTTTGCGGTCACGCATCGCGGCTACTGGGACAGCGGCGTCAGCTCTACGTCGTATCTGCAATACGAGCGTACGCACAATACCCGCATCCTTGAGGGACTGTCTGGCGGTTTAGAAGGTATTTTTGATACGACGAGTCCGAACCAATATGGCACGATAAAGCTGGATAATTTCACTGCGCATAACGAAGTGAATCTTCCGCTCAATGTCTGGGTCGATCAGGTGCTAACGTTCGGGGTTGAGTGGAACGAACAGAAGATGAAGGATCCAGTTTCTAACTCGCAGACGACAACTGAAGCGGGCAGTGTGGGTTCTCTTAGTAGTGGTGGCCGTAGTGAGCGATCCTCTGCTCGTCTGGCTTCCGCTTTCGTGGAAGATAATATCCAACTGACGCAAAGCACCATGTTGACACCGGCGCTGCGTGTCGATAATCACAGCACGGCAGGCACCAACTGGAGCCCGTCGCTCAACCTAGCGCAGGAATTGGGTGACGATTACACGTTGAAGCTGGGTATCGCCCGCGCTTACAAAGCGCCGAATCTGTACCAGACTAACGAGAACTACATCCTTTATAGCCGTGGACAAGGTTGTTCTGGCGGTACTGCTTGCTACCTGATCGGCAATGAAGACCTGAAAGCGGAAACCAGCCTGAATAAAGAGATTGGTTTAGAGTTTCACCGCGACGGTTTGATTGCTGGTATCACCTACTTCCACAATGATTACCGCAACAAAATTGAATCAGGAAACAATGTCATTGGTAACGCTGTAGGTGGAAACAATACGGGTCGCAACAACGCCAATATCTTCCAATGGGGAAATGTACCGAAAGCCGTCATTCAAGGATTGGAAGGTAACCTGACCGTTCCTGTCACAGAGACGATCAACTGGCGTAATAACCTGACCTGGATGCTGGAATCAAAAAATAAAACCACGGGCGATTATTTGTCGATTACGCCGGAATTTACCCTGAATTCATCGGTGGACTGGCAGGCGACGGAGAAGCTTTCCTTCTTGGCTGATGTGACCTGGTATGGTCGTCAGAAACCGAAGATGTATAACTATAAAGGCGATCGCGTAACCGGTAGCGCAACCAATGAATTAAGCCCTTATGCGCTGTTCGGATTAAGCAGTAGCTACAAATTTAATAAGAATCTGAGCGTGACAGGGGGGATCGATAACCTGTTTGATAAGCGGCTGTTCCGTGCCGGTAATGCGCAGGATGTGGTGAACAACAACGTTGTCACCATTGCGGGTGCAGGTGCGGCAACGTACAACGAACCGGGACGGACTTTCTTTGTCAGCGTGAATACGTCGTTCTAG
- a CDS encoding immunity protein — MTNQTDITATLAHHIIHSEPNQDAIDAAREGVTDFISTALPIAQGAIADSGLAPLKQVFSGTDSLTRSLILGYAGHVLDFDDYHPAFRGHPSTVILPALFALAAEDSSVTEDAFLTAYVIGVEAAGRIGLACGPRHYSLGYHNTATLGAIAAAAAAARLAGASVEQTQTILGLAATQAAGLRAQFGSAVKPLHAGLAARAGLTAVKMGLAGFEGNKQLVIEAFLAAHGDQKQQPALLVENWGAPWRILSPGLEFKRYPTCGGTHSAAEAAFALREQWHKQNGADADLADAIESITVTFPPGGDVAPFIRNATNGVEARFSLEYVIAAALIEGELKLTHFSEAPVEAAIAALANRVIRRTDETAPPDELDPEARFHEVTLHLRDGSALIQRTTRQETSARPTDLRAKLQQTIGSLAHLDSNQIADRCTLRQEGDLRYLLGLLF; from the coding sequence ATGACCAATCAGACTGATATCACCGCAACGCTTGCCCACCACATTATCCATAGCGAGCCAAACCAAGACGCGATTGATGCCGCCCGTGAAGGGGTGACTGACTTCATCTCCACCGCGCTCCCGATCGCACAGGGTGCGATTGCCGATAGCGGGCTCGCGCCGTTAAAGCAGGTATTCAGCGGCACGGACAGCCTGACGCGAAGTCTGATTTTGGGTTATGCCGGCCACGTACTGGATTTTGACGATTATCATCCGGCGTTTCGCGGCCACCCCAGCACCGTTATTCTTCCCGCGCTGTTTGCCCTTGCCGCGGAGGATTCGTCCGTTACGGAAGACGCATTTTTGACGGCCTATGTGATAGGCGTAGAAGCCGCTGGCAGAATCGGGTTGGCATGCGGCCCGCGCCATTACAGCCTCGGTTACCACAACACAGCAACGCTCGGCGCTATCGCCGCCGCCGCCGCCGCTGCACGTCTGGCTGGCGCGTCGGTAGAACAGACACAAACCATTCTTGGCTTAGCCGCCACACAGGCCGCAGGGCTGAGAGCGCAGTTTGGTTCGGCGGTCAAACCGCTACACGCCGGACTTGCCGCCAGAGCAGGATTAACCGCCGTTAAGATGGGATTAGCAGGCTTCGAGGGCAACAAGCAGTTGGTAATTGAGGCGTTTCTTGCCGCGCATGGCGATCAAAAACAGCAGCCAGCGCTGCTGGTTGAAAACTGGGGAGCGCCGTGGCGCATTCTTTCCCCCGGTCTGGAATTCAAACGCTACCCAACCTGTGGTGGAACCCACAGCGCCGCCGAAGCCGCGTTTGCACTACGGGAGCAGTGGCATAAGCAGAACGGCGCGGATGCCGATCTGGCAGACGCCATCGAAAGTATCACGGTGACCTTCCCACCGGGTGGCGACGTTGCTCCTTTTATCCGTAACGCGACCAACGGCGTCGAGGCACGATTCAGTCTGGAATATGTGATTGCGGCGGCACTGATTGAAGGGGAACTAAAGCTGACGCATTTTTCAGAAGCGCCAGTTGAAGCAGCGATCGCCGCACTGGCGAATCGAGTCATACGCCGCACCGATGAAACCGCGCCACCCGATGAGCTTGACCCAGAAGCGCGTTTTCATGAAGTTACGCTGCATTTGCGTGACGGTAGCGCCCTAATTCAGCGCACAACGCGTCAGGAAACATCGGCACGCCCCACCGATCTGCGAGCCAAATTGCAGCAAACCATCGGTTCTCTGGCGCATCTCGACAGTAACCAGATCGCCGATCGTTGCACATTACGGCAAGAAGGCGATCTTCGCTATTTACTTGGGCTGTTGTTTTAA
- a CDS encoding AraC family transcriptional regulator, protein MRSFTQSSKPIFKDHIVQQSSLVANNYRFIGPRLIDNTPVLFGSFTVVQLNPHLILHTADVINRHNMKTQNLLDSAIKLAIVVSGNAHISFGHQELHLGESQPASLIALTEPTMFTRIGKRDEYERTITLTFDREWLYGNMMDTVGDWQAIHDFTQTHLATHLWTPSRQARAIALQTLDANPCQTPLQRLYLETQCMSLIIEAFTSLTASVAQEKSSGVTLRGYHRIQQIRDMLESGSADHLSMSEIAKSVNMSESTLQRHFRQTFNMSVFEYLRNCRLQRAMLALQKDGIGIAQAASIAGYNSPANFATALRRAFGITPGQLKDRF, encoded by the coding sequence GTGCGCAGCTTCACTCAGTCATCAAAGCCGATCTTCAAAGATCACATCGTTCAGCAATCGAGTCTGGTCGCGAATAATTACCGTTTTATTGGTCCCCGGTTGATCGATAACACGCCGGTGCTATTTGGGTCTTTCACGGTTGTGCAGCTCAATCCGCATCTGATCCTGCATACTGCGGATGTGATTAATCGTCACAACATGAAAACCCAAAACCTGCTGGATAGCGCGATCAAGCTAGCCATTGTGGTGAGCGGCAATGCGCATATTTCATTTGGCCATCAGGAACTGCATCTGGGAGAGAGCCAGCCAGCTTCGCTGATTGCGCTGACGGAACCGACGATGTTTACCCGCATCGGTAAGCGTGATGAATATGAACGCACCATTACGCTGACGTTCGATAGGGAATGGTTGTACGGCAATATGATGGATACCGTTGGCGACTGGCAGGCCATCCACGATTTCACGCAGACCCACCTTGCGACACACTTATGGACACCGTCCCGGCAGGCGCGGGCAATTGCCTTACAAACGCTGGATGCTAATCCTTGCCAAACGCCGCTCCAGCGCCTTTATCTGGAAACGCAGTGCATGAGCCTGATTATCGAAGCCTTTACTTCACTGACCGCCAGCGTGGCACAGGAGAAAAGCAGCGGTGTCACCTTACGCGGTTACCATCGTATCCAGCAGATCAGAGACATGCTGGAGAGCGGTAGCGCCGATCATCTTTCAATGAGTGAAATCGCTAAAAGCGTCAACATGAGTGAAAGCACGCTGCAGCGCCATTTTCGCCAAACGTTCAATATGAGCGTTTTCGAATACCTGCGTAACTGTCGCCTACAACGCGCCATGCTAGCCTTGCAAAAAGACGGCATCGGTATTGCACAGGCGGCCAGCATCGCGGGTTACAACAGCCCCGCCAACTTTGCCACCGCGCTACGCCGTGCATTCGGCATTACACCCGGGCAGCTAAAAGACCGCTTCTGA
- the lpdA gene encoding dihydrolipoyl dehydrogenase translates to MSTEIKAQVVVLGAGPAGYSAAFRAADLGLETVLVERYSTLGGVCLNVGCIPSKALLHVAKVIEEAKALAEHGIVFGEPKTDIDKIRLWKEKVINQLTGGLAGMAKGRKVKVVNGLGKFTGANTLEVDGENGKTTINFDNAIIAAGSRPIQLPFIPHDDPRVWDSTDALELKSVPERLLVMGGGIIGLEMGTVYHALGSQIDVVEMFDQVIPAADKDVVKVFTKRISKQFNLMLETKVTAVEAKEDGIYVTMEGKKAPAEPQRYDAVLVAIGRVPNGKNLDAGKAGVEVDDRGFIHVDKQMRTNVPHIYAIGDIVGQPMLAHKGVHEGHVAAEVISGKKHYFDPKVIPSIAYTEPEVAWVGLTEKEAKEKGISYETAIFPWAASGRAIASDCAEGMTKLIFDKETHRVIGGAIVGTNGGELLGEIGLAIEMGCDAEDIALTIHAHPTLHESVGLAAEIFEGSITDLPNPKAKKK, encoded by the coding sequence ATGAGTACTGAAATTAAAGCTCAGGTAGTGGTACTTGGTGCCGGCCCCGCGGGTTACTCTGCTGCATTCCGCGCGGCGGATTTGGGTCTGGAAACCGTACTGGTAGAGCGCTACTCCACGCTGGGTGGGGTGTGTCTGAATGTGGGTTGTATTCCTTCCAAAGCCCTGCTGCACGTCGCTAAAGTCATTGAAGAAGCCAAAGCACTGGCGGAACACGGTATCGTGTTCGGTGAACCTAAAACCGACATTGATAAAATCCGTCTGTGGAAAGAAAAAGTCATCAACCAACTGACCGGTGGTCTGGCTGGTATGGCGAAAGGCCGTAAAGTTAAGGTCGTTAACGGTCTGGGCAAATTTACGGGTGCCAACACGCTGGAAGTTGACGGTGAAAACGGCAAAACGACAATCAACTTCGATAACGCGATTATCGCTGCGGGTTCACGTCCGATCCAACTGCCTTTCATTCCTCATGATGACCCGCGTGTATGGGATTCTACCGATGCGCTGGAGCTGAAAAGCGTCCCAGAACGTCTGTTGGTTATGGGCGGCGGTATCATCGGTCTGGAAATGGGTACGGTTTACCATGCTCTGGGTTCACAGATCGACGTCGTTGAAATGTTCGATCAAGTGATTCCGGCCGCTGACAAAGATGTCGTTAAGGTCTTCACCAAGCGTATCAGCAAGCAGTTCAATCTGATGCTGGAAACCAAAGTGACGGCAGTAGAAGCCAAAGAAGACGGCATCTATGTGACGATGGAAGGCAAAAAAGCGCCAGCCGAGCCACAGCGTTACGATGCAGTTCTGGTTGCTATCGGTCGTGTACCGAACGGTAAAAATCTGGATGCAGGTAAAGCGGGCGTGGAAGTTGACGATCGCGGCTTCATCCATGTTGATAAACAAATGCGCACCAACGTGCCGCACATCTACGCTATCGGCGACATCGTCGGTCAGCCGATGCTGGCGCACAAAGGCGTGCATGAAGGCCATGTTGCTGCCGAAGTGATCTCCGGTAAGAAACACTACTTCGATCCGAAAGTGATTCCTTCTATCGCCTATACCGAACCGGAAGTCGCGTGGGTGGGTCTGACTGAGAAAGAAGCCAAAGAGAAAGGCATCAGCTACGAAACCGCGATCTTCCCATGGGCGGCGTCTGGCCGTGCTATCGCGTCTGATTGCGCTGAAGGTATGACCAAACTGATTTTCGACAAAGAAACACATCGTGTTATCGGTGGTGCGATTGTCGGTACTAACGGTGGTGAACTGTTAGGCGAAATCGGTCTGGCGATCGAAATGGGTTGTGATGCGGAAGATATCGCGCTGACCATCCATGCGCACCCGACGCTGCATGAGTCTGTTGGTCTGGCTGCTGAAATCTTTGAAGGCAGCATCACTGACCTGCCGAACCCGAAAGCGAAGAAGAAGTAA
- a CDS encoding DUF3060 domain-containing protein, whose translation MKMKRYMHVISATLLAFTASVYAAPIELEGIGLTRDIPCNGNDVSISGNGNNIALTGKCAAISVTGSEHNVTFDTATSLTVTGSEIAVTGQSTGDLTVAAYKNTIRTHIIADDKPVKVNVTGTEHHLDLDFKGPALVSFNGISNRLSWGGTEPQFSSSGANNVIKQKP comes from the coding sequence ATGAAGATGAAACGATATATGCACGTGATTTCTGCCACACTTCTGGCGTTCACCGCATCTGTCTATGCCGCACCTATTGAGCTGGAGGGTATCGGCTTAACACGCGATATTCCTTGCAATGGCAATGATGTCAGTATTTCAGGCAACGGCAATAACATCGCACTCACAGGCAAATGTGCCGCTATTTCCGTCACGGGTTCCGAGCACAACGTAACATTCGATACCGCGACATCCCTTACCGTGACCGGTTCCGAGATTGCCGTTACAGGTCAATCAACCGGAGACCTGACCGTCGCCGCCTATAAAAACACGATCCGCACTCACATTATTGCCGATGATAAGCCAGTAAAGGTGAACGTAACTGGCACAGAACATCATCTCGATTTGGATTTTAAAGGGCCTGCTCTGGTCTCCTTCAATGGCATCAGTAACCGCCTATCATGGGGCGGAACAGAGCCGCAATTCTCGTCTAGCGGCGCCAATAACGTCATCAAACAAAAGCCCTAG
- a CDS encoding pyruvate dehydrogenase complex dihydrolipoyllysine-residue acetyltransferase, translating to MAIEINVPDIGADEVEVTEVLVKVGDKVEAEQSLITVEGDKASMEVPSPQAGVVKEIKVSVGDKVETGKLIMIFDSADGAADAAPAKAEEKKEAAPAAAPAASAAKEVNVPDIGGDEVEVTEVLVKVGDTVAAEQSLITVEGDKASMEVPAPFAGTVKEIKISNGDKVSTGSLIMVFEVAGSAPAASAEKTEAAPAAAPAASAAKEVNVPDIGGDEVEVTEVMVKVGDKIAAEQSLITVEGDKASMEVPAPFAGTVKEIKISTGDKVKTGSLIMVFEVEGAAPAPAAKQEAAAPAPTAKSAAAPAAKAEGKGEFAENDAYVHATPVIRRLAREFGVNLAKVKGSGRKGRILREDVQAYVKDAVKRAEAAPTAAAGGGLPGMLPWPKVDFSKFGEVEEVELGRIQKISGANLSRNWVMIPHVTHFDKTDITDLEAFRKQQNVEAEKRRLDVKITPVVFIMKAVAAALEQMPRFNSSLSEDAQRLTLKKYINIGVAVDTPNGLVVPVFKDVNKKGIVELSRELMAISKKARDGKLTAGEMQGGCFTISSLGGIGTTHFAPIVNAPEVAILGVSKSAMEPVWNGKEFTPRLMMPMSLSFDHRVIDGADGARFITIINNTLSDIRRLVM from the coding sequence ATGGCTATCGAAATCAACGTACCGGACATCGGTGCAGATGAAGTTGAAGTCACCGAAGTGCTGGTGAAGGTTGGCGACAAAGTTGAAGCTGAACAGTCGCTGATCACGGTTGAAGGTGATAAGGCTTCTATGGAAGTCCCTTCTCCGCAGGCGGGTGTCGTGAAAGAGATTAAAGTCTCTGTCGGTGACAAAGTTGAAACCGGCAAACTGATCATGATTTTCGATTCCGCCGACGGTGCAGCTGACGCTGCACCTGCTAAGGCAGAAGAGAAGAAAGAAGCCGCTCCGGCTGCTGCACCTGCGGCCTCCGCGGCGAAAGAAGTTAACGTACCGGATATCGGCGGTGACGAAGTTGAAGTGACCGAAGTACTGGTTAAAGTGGGCGACACTGTTGCTGCTGAACAATCTCTGATCACTGTAGAAGGCGACAAAGCTTCTATGGAAGTTCCGGCACCTTTCGCCGGTACGGTTAAAGAGATCAAAATCAGCAATGGCGATAAAGTCTCTACCGGTTCTCTGATCATGGTCTTCGAAGTGGCGGGCAGCGCACCTGCAGCCTCAGCAGAGAAAACTGAAGCGGCACCTGCTGCTGCACCAGCGGCCTCTGCGGCGAAAGAAGTTAACGTACCAGATATCGGCGGCGACGAAGTTGAAGTGACTGAAGTGATGGTTAAAGTCGGCGATAAAATCGCGGCTGAGCAATCACTGATCACCGTTGAAGGCGACAAGGCTTCGATGGAAGTCCCTGCGCCGTTTGCGGGTACGGTTAAAGAAATCAAAATCAGCACCGGCGATAAAGTTAAAACCGGCTCACTGATCATGGTCTTCGAAGTCGAAGGCGCTGCACCAGCTCCGGCTGCTAAGCAGGAAGCGGCTGCACCGGCTCCGACGGCAAAATCTGCTGCTGCACCGGCAGCGAAAGCGGAAGGCAAGGGCGAGTTCGCTGAGAATGACGCTTACGTTCACGCGACGCCGGTTATCCGTCGTCTGGCACGTGAATTCGGCGTGAATCTGGCGAAAGTGAAGGGTTCTGGTCGTAAAGGCCGTATCCTGCGCGAAGACGTTCAGGCTTACGTGAAAGATGCCGTGAAACGAGCTGAAGCTGCGCCAACTGCTGCCGCTGGCGGCGGTCTGCCGGGCATGCTGCCATGGCCGAAAGTCGATTTCAGCAAGTTTGGTGAAGTTGAAGAAGTGGAACTGGGCCGTATCCAGAAAATCTCTGGTGCTAACCTGAGCCGTAACTGGGTGATGATCCCGCACGTTACGCACTTCGATAAAACTGACATCACCGATCTGGAAGCGTTCCGCAAACAGCAGAACGTGGAAGCTGAGAAGCGCAGACTGGATGTGAAAATCACCCCAGTTGTCTTCATCATGAAAGCCGTTGCTGCTGCGCTTGAGCAAATGCCTCGTTTCAACAGTTCACTGTCTGAAGATGCTCAACGTCTGACGCTGAAGAAATACATCAACATCGGTGTAGCAGTTGATACCCCGAATGGTCTGGTGGTTCCAGTGTTCAAAGACGTGAACAAGAAAGGTATCGTCGAACTGTCTCGTGAATTGATGGCGATCTCCAAGAAAGCACGTGACGGTAAGCTGACCGCTGGCGAAATGCAGGGCGGGTGCTTCACTATCTCCAGCCTGGGCGGTATCGGGACTACGCACTTTGCGCCGATCGTCAATGCGCCGGAAGTTGCTATTCTTGGTGTGTCTAAGTCCGCGATGGAACCGGTCTGGAATGGTAAAGAGTTCACTCCGCGTCTGATGATGCCGATGTCTCTCTCCTTCGACCACCGAGTCATTGACGGTGCTGATGGTGCTCGCTTCATTACCATTATTAACAATACGTTGTCTGACATCCGCCGTCTGGTGATGTAA
- a CDS encoding alpha/beta fold hydrolase: MNLNVLRSSVLLLAALLASPSLMANDMNPHSQIAADQAVTDEGLPSFYPQLKQQMTYSDSWLSGNFADFSQWQSQSRKTLRSLLLTPDSTKDFAPQAIEKQDRGSYTAEKVAFNLTDESRVDALLLTPKSAGPHPAVILLHDHGAKFDIGKEKMIKPWGNNEQLASAQAWADKFFTGRFVGDELAKRGYVVLAVDALGWGARGPIKYEQQQALASNFFNLGRSLAGLMAYEDMRATDFLASLEQVDKQRIGVVGFSMGAYRAWQLAALSDKVAATAAVSWIGTYDGLMTPGNNVLRGQSAFYMLHPGLSTRFDFPDVASVAAPKPMLLFNGGKDKLFPTISVEDAYAKMHKVWQSQQAESKLQTKIWPELGHVFYQEQQDEVFSFLDQWLKPASR, translated from the coding sequence ATGAATCTTAATGTCTTACGCTCTTCTGTCTTGCTACTGGCGGCGTTGCTTGCCAGCCCTTCACTGATGGCTAACGATATGAACCCTCACTCTCAAATAGCGGCGGATCAGGCGGTGACGGATGAAGGGCTGCCTTCATTTTATCCGCAGCTTAAACAGCAGATGACCTACTCCGACTCCTGGCTATCTGGGAACTTTGCAGATTTTAGCCAGTGGCAATCCCAGTCGAGAAAAACGCTACGTTCGCTGCTTCTGACGCCTGACTCTACTAAAGACTTTGCGCCTCAGGCGATTGAAAAACAGGATCGCGGCAGTTACACTGCAGAGAAAGTCGCCTTCAACCTCACTGATGAAAGTCGTGTAGACGCACTGCTCCTAACACCAAAAAGCGCGGGGCCGCATCCGGCGGTGATCCTGCTGCATGACCACGGCGCCAAGTTTGATATCGGCAAAGAGAAGATGATCAAACCATGGGGCAATAACGAACAGCTAGCTTCTGCACAGGCGTGGGCCGATAAGTTTTTCACCGGTCGTTTTGTCGGGGATGAACTGGCGAAGCGGGGCTATGTGGTATTGGCGGTGGATGCGCTCGGCTGGGGAGCGCGCGGCCCGATAAAATATGAGCAGCAGCAGGCGCTGGCGAGCAATTTCTTTAATCTTGGGCGTTCACTCGCCGGTCTGATGGCCTACGAAGATATGCGGGCGACGGATTTTCTGGCATCGCTTGAACAGGTTGACAAACAACGTATCGGCGTCGTTGGTTTTTCAATGGGTGCGTATCGTGCCTGGCAGCTAGCAGCGCTGTCCGACAAGGTAGCGGCAACCGCGGCGGTATCTTGGATTGGTACATACGACGGGTTAATGACGCCGGGTAATAACGTACTCAGAGGGCAGTCGGCATTCTATATGCTGCATCCGGGGCTTTCGACGCGCTTTGATTTCCCGGATGTGGCGAGCGTGGCGGCACCGAAGCCGATGCTGTTGTTTAACGGTGGTAAAGATAAGCTGTTCCCGACGATCTCGGTTGAGGATGCCTACGCCAAAATGCACAAGGTGTGGCAATCCCAACAGGCGGAAAGCAAGCTGCAAACCAAGATCTGGCCTGAACTGGGACATGTTTTCTATCAGGAACAGCAGGACGAAGTCTTTAGCTTTCTGGATCAATGGTTAAAGCCCGCATCCCGTTAA
- a CDS encoding transcriptional regulator, with protein sequence MALSNADREFMQDGAAKAAALLRAIGNENRLLVLCLLIEHREMSVGALLEHIPLSQSALSQHLAKMREEGLISYRRESQTLHYRIENHDVEKIVATLKALFCP encoded by the coding sequence ATGGCGTTGAGCAATGCGGATCGGGAATTCATGCAGGACGGTGCGGCAAAAGCCGCGGCATTGCTGCGCGCGATTGGCAACGAAAACAGGCTGCTGGTACTTTGCTTGCTTATCGAGCACAGAGAAATGTCAGTTGGTGCGCTGCTTGAACACATCCCGCTGAGTCAGTCCGCTCTCTCGCAACATCTGGCGAAAATGCGTGAGGAAGGGCTGATTAGCTATCGACGCGAATCACAAACGCTGCACTACCGCATCGAAAATCACGACGTAGAAAAAATCGTCGCCACCTTAAAAGCCCTTTTCTGTCCCTGA